A region of Desulfuromonas thiophila DNA encodes the following proteins:
- a CDS encoding ABC1 kinase family protein has translation MGAAWLQLWRRGRLLAPLYRPRRLYLLLRVLVTLFLLLRRRSRWLGLTPLPPVALVAAIEQLGASFIKLAQVLATRADFFDEAYLAGLRQLQDRLPAMSAGDRDRCLALAFPAAWPFVDFDRQPLACASIGQVHRATLADGRLVAVKLRRFGIEQVVRADVRLLRLCQWLLQPLFSSDTRHSVEAVLSAFGRTIVEEVDMAQELAHLQQFRQLYGASGLRFPVPHPPLCSCHALVMDFEDGVRCDDSAALARLGVSFPAVMETLVRFYTEQMLVKGFFHADPHPGNLLVRPDGQLVLLDFGMVSRIPQETRKAMIYAVKAAYERDYALLVRATRRLGIITEAAAPEQLSLLAEDIFRIFSSEALSAASMQQLAFGVLDSLKGTPFKLPQEVVYVMRASSIIEGLGTRYIENFNGIKDVLPLLKANLGRALGEGEGLLDLLAIEAKQLPLTLVKTRQVIDSLEQGELVVHLAADDRRALLAGLARLLTRQSRWLALVLAAFYLRGWPQPWAAPLSLGCFSLALLLAWRGARD, from the coding sequence TTGGGGGCGGCCTGGCTTCAGCTGTGGCGCCGTGGCCGGTTGCTTGCGCCACTGTATCGGCCCCGCCGGCTGTATCTGCTGCTGCGGGTGCTGGTGACGCTGTTTCTGCTGTTGCGGCGTCGGTCGCGCTGGCTGGGGCTGACGCCCCTGCCCCCGGTGGCACTGGTGGCGGCCATCGAACAGCTGGGCGCCAGCTTTATCAAGCTGGCCCAGGTGCTGGCGACCCGGGCCGATTTTTTTGACGAAGCGTACCTGGCCGGTCTACGCCAGTTGCAGGATCGTCTGCCGGCCATGAGCGCTGGCGATCGTGACCGCTGCCTGGCGCTGGCTTTTCCCGCCGCCTGGCCCTTTGTCGATTTTGATCGCCAACCGCTGGCCTGTGCCTCCATTGGTCAGGTCCACCGTGCCACGCTGGCCGATGGCCGCCTGGTGGCGGTCAAACTGCGCCGTTTCGGTATCGAGCAGGTGGTGCGGGCCGATGTCCGTCTGCTGCGGCTGTGCCAGTGGCTGCTGCAACCGTTGTTTTCCTCCGATACCCGCCATTCCGTCGAGGCCGTGCTGAGCGCTTTTGGCCGCACCATTGTCGAAGAGGTCGACATGGCGCAGGAGCTGGCCCATCTGCAGCAGTTCCGCCAGCTCTACGGTGCCAGTGGCCTGCGGTTTCCCGTGCCCCACCCGCCACTCTGTTCTTGTCATGCCCTGGTGATGGATTTCGAGGACGGCGTGCGCTGCGACGACAGCGCTGCCCTGGCGCGGCTGGGCGTTTCTTTTCCGGCCGTGATGGAAACCCTGGTGCGGTTCTACACCGAGCAGATGCTGGTGAAGGGTTTTTTTCATGCCGATCCCCATCCCGGCAATCTGCTGGTGCGGCCCGACGGCCAGCTGGTGTTGCTCGATTTCGGCATGGTCAGCCGCATTCCGCAGGAAACCCGCAAGGCGATGATCTACGCCGTCAAGGCGGCCTACGAACGCGATTACGCCCTGCTGGTGCGTGCCACCCGCCGCCTCGGCATCATCACCGAGGCCGCCGCGCCCGAACAGCTCAGCCTGCTGGCCGAGGATATCTTTCGCATCTTCAGCAGCGAAGCGCTCAGTGCCGCCAGCATGCAGCAACTGGCCTTTGGGGTGCTCGACAGCCTCAAGGGCACGCCGTTCAAGCTGCCGCAGGAGGTTGTCTATGTCATGCGGGCGAGTTCCATCATTGAGGGGCTGGGTACCCGCTATATCGAAAACTTCAACGGGATCAAAGATGTCTTGCCGCTGCTGAAGGCCAATCTGGGACGGGCGCTGGGGGAGGGCGAGGGCCTGCTCGATCTGTTGGCCATTGAAGCCAAACAGCTGCCGCTGACACTGGTGAAGACGCGGCAGGTGATCGACAGTCTGGAGCAGGGTGAGCTGGTGGTGCACCTGGCGGCCGACGACCGCCGTGCCCTGCTGGCGGGACTGGCCCGCCTGCTGACACGCCAGAGCCGCTGGCTGGCATTGGTGCTGGCGGCCTTTTATCTGCGCGGCTGGCCGCAGCCCTGGGCCGCGCCCCTGTCGCTGGGTTGTTTCAGTCTGGCCCTGTTGCTGGCCTGGCGTGGCGCGCGCGACTGA